In Grus americana isolate bGruAme1 chromosome 17, bGruAme1.mat, whole genome shotgun sequence, the following proteins share a genomic window:
- the LOC129214059 gene encoding serine/threonine-protein phosphatase 4 regulatory subunit 1-like isoform X1, translating to MAGIPLYFVDLQDDLDDFGFEDYGPDCDSMRITAFLDIPGQDNLTPLARLEKYAFSDNIFNRQIIARGLLDVFRDFSNNEEDFLTVMEIVVRLSEDAEPTVRTELMEQIPPIAIFLQESRPKFPTAFFEYLMPIVVRYLTDVNNQVRKAGQEALLILLEQDLVAQSDIENKVCPILLDLSAPDSDDEYKVEAVNVICKMASVLSRTTVEHMLLPRFCELCSDGKLFQVRKICAANFGDICNAVGQEATERLLIPKFFELCSDSVWGMRKACAECFMAVSYTTSPEVRRSKLSPLFISLISDTCRWVRQAAFQSLGPFISTFANPSSAGLYIREDGTLSIRPSMQDVNSNSCQPSNNITLMSSSTDATLSSSEQPMEIKPESLTEETSADVNTKLSVENLNKDTQEESSDDCTNPGEDVSRLSQGDKVATGVIEVTKDCSFPGRNSRLQSAEDVFNTFLYWRPPLPDISQDLELLQFKTEKRKDSCSVPRNNCVASTEIKKVLESLQEHIDDPDVQVQVQVLSAALRAAQFDSVGEYETKKMEESSGKLQNKTILDKTAVSDATCNQVEEDTLSSPASQDNISDQSSTSILKSTDSEEQHRGTTVFLKKEQETNPPFEDDKSKLQDIIPQPLLDQYLSMTDPARAQTVDTEIAKHCAYSLPGVALTLGRQNWHCLKDTYETLASDVQWKVRRTLAFSIHELAVILGDQLTAADLVPIFNGFLKDLDEVRIGVLKHLYDFLKLLHADKRREYLYQLQEFVVTDNSRNWRFRYELAEQLILILELYNPNDVYDYLRHIALTLCSDKVSEVRWISFKLVVAILQKFYANNANALGLNFINELVVRFRHCSKWVGRQAFAFICQAVVEEECMPVDQFVEHLLPSLLSLASDPVPNVRVLLAKALRQTLLEKAYFKNVGNPHLEAAEETILALQSDRDQDVSFFATIKLKQGNMNNTIEKQN from the exons TTGGGTTTGAAGATTATGGACCAGACTGTGATAGCATGAGGATAACAGCATTCCTGGATATTCCCGGACAGGATAACTTAACTCCACTGGCTCGTCTAGAAAAATATGCCTTCAGTGATAATATATTTAACAG ACAAATTATTGCCAGAGGTCTTTTGGATGTATTTCGAGACTTCAGTAATAATGAAGAAGACTTCCTGACTGTAATGGAAATAGTGGTCAGGCTCTCTGAAGATGCAG AACCAACTGTACGTACAGAGCTGATGGAACAAATACCTCCTATTGccatttttctgcaagaaagTCGACCAAAATTCCCAACAGCATTTTTTGAGTACCTTATGCCCATAGTAGTGAGATACCTCACAGATGTTAACAATCAG GTTAGAAAGGCAGGCCAAGAAGCACTACTTATACTGCTAGAACAAGATCTTGTTGCTCAGAGTGACATTGAAAATAAGGTGTGTCCAATTCTGTTGGACCTTTCTGCTCCTGACAGTGATGATGAGTACAAGGTGGAAGCTGTGAAT GTAATCTGTAAAATGGCTTCTGTGTTGAGCAGAACAACAGTTGAGCACATGCTGCTTCCTCGTTTCTGTGAATTGTGCAGTGATGGGAAATTGTTTCAAGTGCGAAAG attTGTGCAGCTAATTTTGGTGACATTTGTAATGCAGTTGGGCAAGAAGCCACAGAAAGACTGCTG ATTCCCAAGTTCTTTGAACTCTGTTCTGATAGTGTTTGGGGAATGAGAAAAGCTTGTGCTGAATGCTTTATGGCAGTGTCTTACACCACATCCCCAGAAGTTCGCAGAAGCAAACTATCCCCGCTGTTTATCAGTCTTATCAGTGACACTTGCAGATGG GTTCGTCAGGCTGCTTTTCAGTCTCTTGGCCCGTTTATTTCTACCTTTGCAAACCCTTCAAGTGCTGGTCTTTACATTCGAGAAGACGGGACACTGAGTATCCGACCATCAATGCAAGATGTGAATTCCAATTCCTGTCAGCCAAGCAACAATATAACTTTAATGTCCTCCAGTACCGATGCTACTTTGTCCAG TTCAGAACAACCAATGGAAATCAAACCGGAATCGTTGACTGAGGAGACTTCAGCTGATGTTAATACGAAGCTCTCAGTTGAGAACCTGAATAAAGACACACAGGAAGAAAGTTCAGATGACTGTACCAATCCTGGAGAAGATGTGTCTCGGTTGTCTCAGGGTGACAAAGTTGCTACTGGTGTCATCGAAGTCACTAAGGACTGCAGTTTTCCTGGAAGGAACTCAAGGCTACAGTCTGCTGAGGATGTATTTAATACTTTTCTATACTGGCGCCCTCCTCTGCCTGATATAAGTCAGGATCTGGAGTTGCTTCAGTTCAAGACTGAAAAGCGCAAAGATAGCTGCTCTGTGCCACGTAATAACTGTGTTGCtagtactgaaataaaaaaagttctGGAAAGCTTACAGGAGCACATAGATGATCCAGATGTTCAAG TTCAGGTCCAAGTGCTGTCTGCTGCTCTCAGAGCTGCTCAATTTGATTCTGTTGGTGAGTATGAGACCAAAAAGATGGAGGAAAGCAGTGGCAAACTTCAGAACAAAACTATCTTAGATAAAACAGCTGTTTCGGATGCTACCTGTAACCAGGTGGAGGAAGACACTCTTTCATCCCCTGCCTCCCAGGATAACATCAGTGACCAGTCTTCCACCAGTATACTGAAAAGCACA GACTCAGAAGAACAACACAGAGGAaccactgtatttttaaagaaagagcaagaaactAATCCACCATTTGAAGATGACAAGTCAAAATTACAG GATATCATACCTCAACCTTTATTAGACCAGTACTTGTCTATGACTGACCCAGCTCGAGCCCAGACTGTTGATACTGAAATAGCCAAACACTGTGCGTATAGTCTTCCTGGGGTGGCCTTAACGCTGGGCAGGCAGAACTGGCACTGCCTGAAAGACACATATGAGACGCTGGCCTCAGATgtacag TGGAAGGTACGTCGAACTCTAGCTTTCTCCATACATGAGCTAGCAGTTATTCTGGGGGATCAACTTACAGCTGCTGATCTGGTACCAATTTTCAATGGATTCTTGAAAGATCTGGATGAAGTGCGTATTGGTGTCCTTAAACATCTGTATGACTTCCTAAAG ttACTTCATGCAGACAAAAGGCGAGAGTATCTTTACCAACTTCAAGAATTTGTGGTGACTGATAACAGCAGGAACTGGAGGTTTCGTTATGAGCTGGCAGA GCAGCTGATCCTGATACTGGAACTCTACAATCCCAATGATGTCTATGACTACTTAAGACATATTGCACTAACTCTCTGCTCCGATAAAGTTTCAGAAGTTCGGTGGATCTCCTTCAAACTG gTTGTAGCAATACTACAGAAGTTCTACGCAAACAATGCAAATGCACTGGGACTAAATTTCATTAATGAACTTGTAGTGCGGTTTCGTCATTGCTCCAAGTGGGTTGGAAGACAAGCATTTGCCTTCATTTGTCAG GCTGTAGTAGAAGAAGAATGCATGCCTGTTGACCAGTTTGTTGAACACCTACTCCCCAGTCTTTTAAGTCTTGCGTCAGATCCTGTGCCAAATGTAAGGGTTCTGCTTGCCAAGGCTCTAAGGCAGACGTTATTGGAGAAAG cttattttaaaaatgttggcAATCCTCATCTAGAAGCTGCAGAAGAGACCATTCTAGCCCTGCAATCTGACCGAGATCAAGATGTGTCCTTCTTTGCCACCATAAAACTAAAACAGGGTAACATGAACAATAccattgaaaaacaaaactaa
- the ANKRD60 gene encoding ankyrin repeat domain-containing protein 60 → MPSLPLQTFSVQLRLAETNEIFSLPRCQDDLTLKKLKSHLELLTGIPLHFQRLQYLDEVDLPDESTFKDNDIVPGGTITMRIWRHDGWGQLVAAAAKGETAKLARLGVTEDCAGTTPYAELLGPEQKKEWAAHRAFVALFVASHRGHVETARFLLRHGADLHSETPLGRTALHAAVVTGQCDCIELLLSCGAQALAPDRGGQTAVSLARLWGQKQSERTMLCFQRRKRSPSAVPPSAL, encoded by the exons ATGCCTTCCTTGCCCCTGCAGACCTTTAGTGTCCAGCTTCGTCTAGCTGAAACGAATGAGATCTTTTCACTGCCTCGATGCCAGGATGATTTGACACTGAAGAAACTTAAGTCCCATTTGGAATTGTTGACTGGGATCCCCCTTCACTTCCAGCGGCTTCAGTACCTGGATGAAG TAGATCTGCCAGATGAGTCTACGTTTAAGGACAACGATATTGTCCCTGGTGGAACAATTACAATGCGCATCTGGCGACATGATGGCTGGGGGCAGCTtgtggcagctgctgcaaaaGGAGAGACTGCAAAG TTAGCCCGTCTGGGAGTCACAGAGGACTGTGCGGGCACCACGCCATACGCAGAGTTACTGGGaccagagcagaaaaaggaatgGGCAGCACACCGAGCTTTCGTGGCGCTGTTTGTTGCCAGCCACAGAGGTCATGTTGAAACTGCCAGGTTTCTCCTGAGACACG GTGCAGATTTACATTCTGAAACCCCTCTAGGAAGAACTGCCCTTCACGCTGCTGTTGTCACGGGCCAGTGCGACTGCATCGAACTCCTCCTTAGCTGTGGGGCGCAAGCTCTTGCCCCGGACAGAGGGGGACAAACTGCGGTGAGCCTTGCCCGCCTGTGGGGCCAGAAGCAGAGCGAGCGCACCATGCTTTGCTTCCAGCGGAGGAAGAGATCCCCTAGCGCCGTGCCACCCTCAGCGCTGTGA
- the LOC129214059 gene encoding serine/threonine-protein phosphatase 4 regulatory subunit 1-like isoform X2: MRITAFLDIPGQDNLTPLARLEKYAFSDNIFNRQIIARGLLDVFRDFSNNEEDFLTVMEIVVRLSEDAEPTVRTELMEQIPPIAIFLQESRPKFPTAFFEYLMPIVVRYLTDVNNQVRKAGQEALLILLEQDLVAQSDIENKVCPILLDLSAPDSDDEYKVEAVNVICKMASVLSRTTVEHMLLPRFCELCSDGKLFQVRKICAANFGDICNAVGQEATERLLIPKFFELCSDSVWGMRKACAECFMAVSYTTSPEVRRSKLSPLFISLISDTCRWVRQAAFQSLGPFISTFANPSSAGLYIREDGTLSIRPSMQDVNSNSCQPSNNITLMSSSTDATLSSSEQPMEIKPESLTEETSADVNTKLSVENLNKDTQEESSDDCTNPGEDVSRLSQGDKVATGVIEVTKDCSFPGRNSRLQSAEDVFNTFLYWRPPLPDISQDLELLQFKTEKRKDSCSVPRNNCVASTEIKKVLESLQEHIDDPDVQVQVQVLSAALRAAQFDSVGEYETKKMEESSGKLQNKTILDKTAVSDATCNQVEEDTLSSPASQDNISDQSSTSILKSTDSEEQHRGTTVFLKKEQETNPPFEDDKSKLQDIIPQPLLDQYLSMTDPARAQTVDTEIAKHCAYSLPGVALTLGRQNWHCLKDTYETLASDVQWKVRRTLAFSIHELAVILGDQLTAADLVPIFNGFLKDLDEVRIGVLKHLYDFLKLLHADKRREYLYQLQEFVVTDNSRNWRFRYELAEQLILILELYNPNDVYDYLRHIALTLCSDKVSEVRWISFKLVVAILQKFYANNANALGLNFINELVVRFRHCSKWVGRQAFAFICQAVVEEECMPVDQFVEHLLPSLLSLASDPVPNVRVLLAKALRQTLLEKAYFKNVGNPHLEAAEETILALQSDRDQDVSFFATIKLKQGNMNNTIEKQN; the protein is encoded by the exons ATGAGGATAACAGCATTCCTGGATATTCCCGGACAGGATAACTTAACTCCACTGGCTCGTCTAGAAAAATATGCCTTCAGTGATAATATATTTAACAG ACAAATTATTGCCAGAGGTCTTTTGGATGTATTTCGAGACTTCAGTAATAATGAAGAAGACTTCCTGACTGTAATGGAAATAGTGGTCAGGCTCTCTGAAGATGCAG AACCAACTGTACGTACAGAGCTGATGGAACAAATACCTCCTATTGccatttttctgcaagaaagTCGACCAAAATTCCCAACAGCATTTTTTGAGTACCTTATGCCCATAGTAGTGAGATACCTCACAGATGTTAACAATCAG GTTAGAAAGGCAGGCCAAGAAGCACTACTTATACTGCTAGAACAAGATCTTGTTGCTCAGAGTGACATTGAAAATAAGGTGTGTCCAATTCTGTTGGACCTTTCTGCTCCTGACAGTGATGATGAGTACAAGGTGGAAGCTGTGAAT GTAATCTGTAAAATGGCTTCTGTGTTGAGCAGAACAACAGTTGAGCACATGCTGCTTCCTCGTTTCTGTGAATTGTGCAGTGATGGGAAATTGTTTCAAGTGCGAAAG attTGTGCAGCTAATTTTGGTGACATTTGTAATGCAGTTGGGCAAGAAGCCACAGAAAGACTGCTG ATTCCCAAGTTCTTTGAACTCTGTTCTGATAGTGTTTGGGGAATGAGAAAAGCTTGTGCTGAATGCTTTATGGCAGTGTCTTACACCACATCCCCAGAAGTTCGCAGAAGCAAACTATCCCCGCTGTTTATCAGTCTTATCAGTGACACTTGCAGATGG GTTCGTCAGGCTGCTTTTCAGTCTCTTGGCCCGTTTATTTCTACCTTTGCAAACCCTTCAAGTGCTGGTCTTTACATTCGAGAAGACGGGACACTGAGTATCCGACCATCAATGCAAGATGTGAATTCCAATTCCTGTCAGCCAAGCAACAATATAACTTTAATGTCCTCCAGTACCGATGCTACTTTGTCCAG TTCAGAACAACCAATGGAAATCAAACCGGAATCGTTGACTGAGGAGACTTCAGCTGATGTTAATACGAAGCTCTCAGTTGAGAACCTGAATAAAGACACACAGGAAGAAAGTTCAGATGACTGTACCAATCCTGGAGAAGATGTGTCTCGGTTGTCTCAGGGTGACAAAGTTGCTACTGGTGTCATCGAAGTCACTAAGGACTGCAGTTTTCCTGGAAGGAACTCAAGGCTACAGTCTGCTGAGGATGTATTTAATACTTTTCTATACTGGCGCCCTCCTCTGCCTGATATAAGTCAGGATCTGGAGTTGCTTCAGTTCAAGACTGAAAAGCGCAAAGATAGCTGCTCTGTGCCACGTAATAACTGTGTTGCtagtactgaaataaaaaaagttctGGAAAGCTTACAGGAGCACATAGATGATCCAGATGTTCAAG TTCAGGTCCAAGTGCTGTCTGCTGCTCTCAGAGCTGCTCAATTTGATTCTGTTGGTGAGTATGAGACCAAAAAGATGGAGGAAAGCAGTGGCAAACTTCAGAACAAAACTATCTTAGATAAAACAGCTGTTTCGGATGCTACCTGTAACCAGGTGGAGGAAGACACTCTTTCATCCCCTGCCTCCCAGGATAACATCAGTGACCAGTCTTCCACCAGTATACTGAAAAGCACA GACTCAGAAGAACAACACAGAGGAaccactgtatttttaaagaaagagcaagaaactAATCCACCATTTGAAGATGACAAGTCAAAATTACAG GATATCATACCTCAACCTTTATTAGACCAGTACTTGTCTATGACTGACCCAGCTCGAGCCCAGACTGTTGATACTGAAATAGCCAAACACTGTGCGTATAGTCTTCCTGGGGTGGCCTTAACGCTGGGCAGGCAGAACTGGCACTGCCTGAAAGACACATATGAGACGCTGGCCTCAGATgtacag TGGAAGGTACGTCGAACTCTAGCTTTCTCCATACATGAGCTAGCAGTTATTCTGGGGGATCAACTTACAGCTGCTGATCTGGTACCAATTTTCAATGGATTCTTGAAAGATCTGGATGAAGTGCGTATTGGTGTCCTTAAACATCTGTATGACTTCCTAAAG ttACTTCATGCAGACAAAAGGCGAGAGTATCTTTACCAACTTCAAGAATTTGTGGTGACTGATAACAGCAGGAACTGGAGGTTTCGTTATGAGCTGGCAGA GCAGCTGATCCTGATACTGGAACTCTACAATCCCAATGATGTCTATGACTACTTAAGACATATTGCACTAACTCTCTGCTCCGATAAAGTTTCAGAAGTTCGGTGGATCTCCTTCAAACTG gTTGTAGCAATACTACAGAAGTTCTACGCAAACAATGCAAATGCACTGGGACTAAATTTCATTAATGAACTTGTAGTGCGGTTTCGTCATTGCTCCAAGTGGGTTGGAAGACAAGCATTTGCCTTCATTTGTCAG GCTGTAGTAGAAGAAGAATGCATGCCTGTTGACCAGTTTGTTGAACACCTACTCCCCAGTCTTTTAAGTCTTGCGTCAGATCCTGTGCCAAATGTAAGGGTTCTGCTTGCCAAGGCTCTAAGGCAGACGTTATTGGAGAAAG cttattttaaaaatgttggcAATCCTCATCTAGAAGCTGCAGAAGAGACCATTCTAGCCCTGCAATCTGACCGAGATCAAGATGTGTCCTTCTTTGCCACCATAAAACTAAAACAGGGTAACATGAACAATAccattgaaaaacaaaactaa